One Pueribacillus theae genomic region harbors:
- the namA gene encoding NADPH dehydrogenase NamA: MEAKLFTPYTIKDLTLKNRIVMSPMCMYSCENRDGKVMDWHRIHYPTRAVGQVGLVIVEATAVMPEGRISDYDLGIWSDEHVDGLKELVKLIHAQGAAAGIQIAHAGRKAEDTDEPLAPSAIPFEEGMKTPKEMAKEDIERTIFAFKEAARRAKEAGFDLIELHGAHGYLINEFLSPLTNQRTDEYGGNAENRYRFLEEVINAVKEEWEGPLFVRISASDYHEEGNTPDTYVNYAKKMKEQGVDLIDCSSGAVVPAKINVFPSYQVPFADKIRKEAGIATGAVGMITTGGQAEEILQNDRADLIFVGRELLRSPYWALTAAKELNYNIQSPVQYERGWRVTKFLKK; this comes from the coding sequence ATGGAAGCAAAACTATTCACACCATACACGATAAAGGATCTTACACTGAAAAATAGAATTGTCATGTCTCCGATGTGCATGTATTCCTGCGAAAACCGCGATGGAAAAGTGATGGATTGGCATCGTATTCATTACCCGACGCGTGCGGTTGGGCAAGTAGGCCTCGTCATCGTGGAAGCGACAGCCGTAATGCCAGAGGGAAGAATCTCTGATTATGACCTCGGCATATGGAGTGACGAACATGTTGATGGATTGAAAGAACTAGTCAAACTCATTCATGCACAAGGCGCTGCCGCCGGCATTCAAATTGCTCATGCCGGCCGGAAAGCGGAAGACACCGATGAACCTCTCGCACCGTCAGCCATCCCATTTGAAGAAGGAATGAAAACACCGAAAGAAATGGCAAAAGAGGATATCGAACGGACAATTTTTGCTTTTAAAGAAGCGGCACGAAGGGCAAAAGAAGCCGGATTTGACCTCATCGAGCTCCACGGAGCGCACGGTTATTTAATTAATGAGTTTCTATCTCCATTAACGAATCAACGAACCGACGAATACGGAGGCAATGCTGAAAATCGCTATCGCTTTTTAGAAGAAGTAATTAATGCTGTTAAAGAAGAATGGGAAGGACCGCTATTTGTCCGAATCTCTGCGTCAGATTATCACGAAGAAGGAAACACACCTGATACATATGTGAACTATGCGAAAAAAATGAAGGAACAAGGCGTTGATTTAATTGATTGCAGCTCTGGTGCTGTTGTACCTGCAAAGATAAACGTCTTTCCGAGTTATCAAGTGCCTTTTGCCGACAAAATACGGAAAGAAGCAGGCATTGCAACAGGAGCAGTCGGGATGATTACAACAGGGGGACAAGCGGAAGAAATCCTTCAAAACGATCGGGCCGATCTCATTTTTGTCGGCCGTGAACTCCTAAGAAGTCCTTATTGGGCACTAACAGCAGCAAAGGAATTAAATTACAATATTCAATCACCTGTGCAATATGAGCGCGGGTGGAGAGTGACGAAGTTTTTGAAGAAGTGA
- a CDS encoding phosphotriesterase family protein: protein MGMINSITGKLDPSELGCTLVHEHLRTRSESVFAQFPHLYDEENEFQKAVEQVNAAKDRGVQTICDPTVMELGRDIRFMEKVAVATGMQIIAATGIYSYHYIPPHFQNRSIDYMADLFVRDIEVGVQNTSIKAGFLKCATDAQGMTRDVEKVIRAVARAHHKTGVPIMTHSHPASGTGLMQLDILEEEGVNPNNVLIGHCGDTDDVDYILRVIDRGAYVGMDRYGILRMIDTESRNETVIELAKRGYADRMFLSQDYCCTIDWYEPEAVKKVNPDWSFTFIFDKIIPELKRNGVTEEQIHTMMFENIKSWFGGQDGSKTIHTIHDKGSYTEK from the coding sequence ATGGGTATGATTAACTCAATCACAGGAAAACTTGATCCATCTGAACTTGGCTGTACACTAGTGCATGAACATCTACGTACACGTTCTGAATCTGTTTTCGCCCAATTTCCACACCTATATGATGAAGAGAATGAATTTCAAAAAGCAGTTGAACAAGTAAATGCTGCAAAAGACAGAGGTGTCCAGACGATTTGTGATCCGACGGTAATGGAGCTTGGACGTGACATCCGGTTTATGGAAAAAGTAGCCGTTGCAACAGGGATGCAAATTATCGCGGCGACGGGAATCTATTCTTATCATTACATACCACCCCATTTTCAAAATAGAAGTATTGATTATATGGCGGATTTGTTTGTTAGAGATATTGAAGTTGGCGTCCAAAATACATCAATCAAAGCCGGCTTCCTTAAATGTGCAACAGACGCACAAGGCATGACGAGAGACGTTGAGAAAGTGATCCGTGCTGTTGCAAGGGCACATCACAAAACAGGCGTTCCAATCATGACCCACTCTCATCCAGCGAGCGGAACAGGGCTTATGCAGCTTGATATTTTGGAAGAAGAAGGCGTCAATCCGAACAATGTTCTCATTGGGCACTGTGGAGATACGGATGATGTTGATTATATTCTTAGAGTCATTGATCGAGGGGCATATGTTGGGATGGACCGTTACGGAATTTTGCGAATGATCGATACGGAAAGCAGGAATGAGACCGTGATTGAGCTAGCGAAAAGAGGATATGCCGACCGAATGTTTTTGTCTCAAGACTATTGTTGCACAATCGATTGGTATGAACCGGAAGCCGTAAAAAAAGTAAACCCTGATTGGTCATTTACGTTTATCTTTGATAAAATTATCCCTGAATTAAAAAGAAATGGCGTAACAGAAGAACAGATTCATACGATGATGTTCGAAAATATTAAAAGCTGGTTTGGAGGACAGGATGGAAGCAAAACTATTCACACCATACACGATAAAGGATCTTACACTGAAAAATAG
- the hemY gene encoding protoporphyrinogen oxidase: MTAERKKVAIIGGGITGLSAAFYLYKEGNMDFTLFEATDHLGGKIQTVKHEGFTIERGPDSFVARKKSASKLAADVGLESELVGNYKGQAFVLNNDTLYPIPGGAIMGIPTELGPFIETELFSASGKARAALDFILPRTGRENEDQSLGGFFRKRLGDEIVENLIEPLLSGIYAGDIDRLSLMSTFPQFYEVERKYRSLILGMKKTTPAPKKQEEGAKKPSNFLTLKNGLESLVKAIENALPPESIRKKTAAESLRKYDKKYELRLSSGEKERFDAVLITTPHMTARKLLEDYSFMGILRDIPTTTVANVAMAFDEEKVNLTKDGTGFVVSRNANYTITACTFTHRKWLHTTPNGKVLLRTYVGRPGNSEIVEATDEEIIDVSLHDLNRLIDIKGRPDFYFVTRWREAMPQYTVGHQFRIQAVKENLAKQLPGVFLAGSSYEGVGIPDCIDQGIDAVKKITEYMKG; this comes from the coding sequence ATGACCGCCGAAAGAAAAAAAGTTGCGATAATCGGGGGAGGAATAACAGGCCTCTCCGCAGCTTTTTACTTATATAAAGAAGGAAATATGGATTTCACGCTATTTGAGGCTACCGATCATCTCGGCGGAAAAATTCAAACGGTAAAACACGAAGGTTTTACGATTGAAAGAGGCCCGGACTCTTTTGTTGCACGCAAAAAAAGTGCTTCAAAGCTGGCAGCCGATGTAGGGCTTGAGTCAGAACTTGTTGGCAATTATAAAGGGCAGGCATTCGTGTTGAATAATGATACGCTTTATCCCATTCCTGGCGGAGCGATTATGGGTATCCCGACAGAACTCGGACCGTTCATTGAGACGGAATTGTTTTCTGCTTCTGGAAAGGCAAGAGCAGCACTTGATTTTATTTTGCCAAGAACCGGAAGGGAAAATGAAGATCAATCACTCGGTGGCTTCTTTCGAAAACGGCTCGGAGATGAAATCGTAGAAAATTTGATTGAGCCGCTTCTTTCCGGAATTTATGCCGGCGACATTGACCGATTAAGTTTAATGTCGACCTTCCCGCAATTTTACGAAGTGGAACGAAAATATCGCAGTTTAATTTTAGGCATGAAAAAAACGACGCCTGCACCGAAAAAGCAAGAAGAAGGCGCTAAAAAACCGAGCAATTTTTTAACGTTAAAAAACGGACTTGAATCACTCGTTAAAGCAATTGAGAATGCACTTCCACCTGAATCAATACGGAAAAAAACGGCAGCTGAGTCTCTTAGGAAATACGATAAAAAGTATGAACTTCGATTATCAAGTGGAGAAAAAGAACGTTTTGATGCCGTTTTAATTACAACCCCCCATATGACAGCTAGAAAATTGCTTGAAGATTATTCGTTTATGGGCATTTTGCGTGACATTCCGACAACAACAGTGGCAAATGTTGCGATGGCGTTTGATGAAGAGAAAGTAAACCTTACGAAAGACGGTACTGGATTTGTTGTTTCACGAAATGCCAATTATACGATCACAGCATGTACGTTTACCCACAGAAAATGGCTTCATACAACGCCTAACGGGAAAGTCCTGCTTCGTACGTATGTTGGCAGGCCAGGGAATTCAGAAATCGTTGAAGCGACTGATGAAGAAATCATTGACGTGTCTTTACACGATTTAAATCGACTCATAGATATAAAAGGAAGGCCGGATTTTTATTTTGTAACGAGGTGGAGAGAAGCGATGCCACAATATACGGTCGGTCACCAATTTCGGATTCAAGCTGTAAAGGAAAATTTGGCAAAACAGCTCCCAGGAGTATTTTTGGCAGGCTCATCCTATGAAGGCGTCGGCATTCCGGATTGCATTGACCAAGGGATTGATGCAGTGAAGAAAATAACGGAATATATGAAAGGATAG
- the hemH gene encoding ferrochelatase, giving the protein MRKIGLLVMAYGTPRKPEEIEPYYTHIRHGRKPSPEALQDLTERYEAIGGVSPLAKITEEQAEKLESALNERNSDVQFKSYLGLKHIDPFIEDAVSEMHKDGIEEAVTLVLAPHYSTFSVKSYNSRAVEEAGKLGGPKIHTIDSWYKEEKFIGYWASQIKKTFQEIPEAEKDKTVVIFSAHSLPEKILQYGDPYPDQLQETADLIAEKAGIPHYAIGWQSEGNTPDPWIGPDVQDLTRNLYDQKGYINYVYCPVGFVADHLEVLYDNDYECKVVTDELGVNYFRPEMPNAKDEFIDALATVIEKKLSEIERGEA; this is encoded by the coding sequence ATGCGAAAAATCGGATTGCTTGTGATGGCATATGGAACACCACGAAAACCGGAAGAAATAGAGCCTTATTACACTCATATCCGCCACGGGCGCAAGCCTTCTCCTGAAGCACTGCAAGATTTAACAGAACGCTATGAAGCTATCGGCGGTGTCTCACCTCTTGCAAAAATAACAGAAGAACAAGCAGAAAAACTGGAATCGGCATTAAATGAGAGAAATAGCGATGTACAGTTCAAATCTTATTTAGGTTTAAAACATATCGATCCATTCATTGAAGATGCTGTAAGCGAAATGCATAAGGATGGCATTGAAGAGGCGGTAACTCTCGTACTTGCGCCTCATTATTCGACGTTCAGCGTAAAATCGTATAACAGCAGGGCGGTTGAAGAAGCAGGAAAGCTCGGCGGACCGAAAATTCACACGATAGACAGCTGGTACAAAGAAGAAAAATTTATCGGCTACTGGGCAAGCCAAATCAAAAAGACATTTCAGGAAATCCCTGAAGCAGAAAAGGACAAAACGGTCGTCATTTTTTCGGCACACAGCTTGCCAGAAAAAATATTGCAATATGGCGATCCGTATCCTGATCAGCTGCAGGAAACAGCTGATTTGATTGCTGAAAAAGCCGGAATTCCCCATTATGCAATTGGCTGGCAAAGTGAAGGAAACACGCCAGACCCATGGATCGGTCCTGATGTGCAAGATTTGACAAGAAATTTATATGATCAAAAAGGCTATATCAACTATGTTTACTGTCCTGTCGGATTTGTAGCCGATCATTTGGAAGTTCTGTATGACAATGATTACGAGTGTAAAGTCGTCACGGACGAGCTTGGCGTGAACTACTTCAGGCCTGAAATGCCAAATGCAAAAGACGAATTTATTGATGCACTTGCAACTGTGATTGAAAAAAAATTATCGGAAATTGAGCGTGGGGAAGCATGA
- the hemE gene encoding uroporphyrinogen decarboxylase: MTKFNDTFLKACRGEQTDYVPVWFMRQAGRTQPEYLKIKEKYSLFEITHQPELCARVTRLPIDEYNYGVDAAILYKDIMTPLPAIGVDVEIKPGAGPVIANPIRSKQDVERLGEIDPENDVDYILDTIKLLREQLTVPLIGFSGAPFTLASYMIEGGSSRNYHKTKAFMHGEPEAWFMLMDKLGDMVISYVRAQIKAGAQAIQIFDSWVGAVNRQDYRKYMKPVMERIFNELRVEGVPLIMFGVGASHLAEEWADLPLDVVGLDWRLQIKEAREKGITKALQGNLDPSFLLAPWPVIEEEVKRILDQGMEQPGYIFNLGHGVFPEVNYKTLKRLAEFVHEYTLR, from the coding sequence ATGACAAAATTCAACGATACATTTTTAAAGGCCTGTCGAGGAGAACAAACGGATTATGTGCCGGTATGGTTTATGCGCCAAGCTGGCCGAACGCAGCCTGAATATCTTAAAATTAAAGAGAAATATTCTCTTTTTGAGATTACTCATCAACCTGAACTGTGTGCGCGGGTGACGAGGCTTCCAATTGACGAATACAATTACGGGGTAGATGCAGCAATTTTATATAAAGATATTATGACTCCGCTCCCCGCAATCGGCGTCGATGTTGAAATTAAGCCGGGGGCTGGTCCTGTTATTGCCAATCCCATTCGCTCGAAGCAAGACGTAGAAAGATTAGGCGAAATAGACCCGGAGAATGATGTTGATTACATACTTGATACGATTAAACTTTTGCGTGAACAATTGACAGTTCCGCTTATCGGGTTTAGCGGAGCGCCATTTACGCTTGCAAGTTATATGATCGAAGGCGGTTCATCACGAAACTACCACAAGACAAAAGCTTTCATGCACGGAGAGCCGGAAGCCTGGTTTATGTTAATGGATAAACTTGGCGACATGGTTATTTCTTATGTAAGAGCACAAATTAAGGCTGGGGCGCAAGCCATTCAAATTTTTGACTCTTGGGTCGGAGCGGTAAATCGGCAAGACTACCGTAAATATATGAAACCAGTAATGGAGCGTATTTTTAATGAATTAAGGGTCGAAGGAGTTCCGCTTATTATGTTCGGTGTCGGCGCGAGCCATCTGGCAGAGGAATGGGCAGACTTGCCTCTCGATGTCGTTGGATTGGACTGGCGCCTGCAAATTAAAGAAGCTCGTGAGAAAGGCATCACAAAGGCGCTGCAAGGAAATCTTGATCCTTCCTTTTTGCTTGCACCTTGGCCAGTTATTGAAGAAGAGGTTAAGCGGATCCTCGATCAAGGCATGGAACAGCCCGGTTATATCTTCAACTTAGGTCACGGTGTGTTCCCTGAAGTGAATTACAAAACATTAAAACGCTTGGCAGAATTTGTCCACGAATATACGTTACGTTAA
- a CDS encoding MBOAT family O-acyltransferase translates to MLFNSFEFIFVFLPITFLIYFIFAKFKWFTAAKVVIVAASIFFYAYWDYRYVLLLFFSIAFNFAVGKLLSRKPNKKILIFGIAVNLGLLGYYKYVDFFLENVNRLFGTSVPLLEVILPLAISFFTFQQIGFLVDSNRGLTKDYNFLNYTLFVVFFPQLIAGPIVQHKDVIPQFQQQTVFNINYENLALGLFIFSSGLFKKVVIADSVALWATPGFDEAASLTFFEAWGSALAYTFQLYFDFSGYSEMAIGLGLMFNIKLPINFFSPYKANSIIDFWRSWHMTLSAFLKDYLYIPLGGNRKGKPRKYMNLFITMLLGGIWHGAGWTFVIWGALHGLYNVINHLYRDIKKKLFPVKSSAVEIAASRSSYFFSLFSFTPARILTFVAVVVGWVFFRAETVNDAVKVLKGMAGFNGIEFGKLEYFPQGLTELVVLIGLYLWVSFAPNTIEFSKRLKPNWKWAMLITGLLIAAILFINRKAEFLYFQF, encoded by the coding sequence ATGCTGTTCAATTCATTTGAGTTTATCTTTGTGTTTTTACCAATTACATTTTTAATTTATTTTATCTTTGCTAAATTTAAATGGTTTACAGCTGCAAAAGTGGTGATAGTCGCCGCTTCCATTTTTTTCTACGCGTATTGGGACTACCGCTACGTATTGCTTTTGTTCTTTAGCATTGCCTTCAACTTTGCGGTTGGAAAACTACTCTCAAGGAAGCCAAATAAAAAAATATTGATTTTCGGAATCGCCGTAAACCTTGGACTGCTTGGTTATTACAAATATGTTGATTTCTTTTTGGAAAATGTGAATCGTTTATTCGGTACTTCGGTGCCGCTTCTTGAGGTTATCCTGCCTCTTGCGATTTCATTTTTTACATTCCAGCAGATTGGTTTTCTCGTTGATTCAAACCGGGGGCTTACGAAAGATTACAACTTCCTGAACTACACATTGTTCGTTGTTTTCTTTCCACAGTTAATCGCTGGCCCGATCGTCCAGCACAAAGATGTCATCCCGCAATTTCAACAACAAACAGTGTTCAATATAAACTATGAAAATCTTGCGCTCGGCCTGTTTATTTTTTCTTCGGGCTTGTTTAAAAAAGTTGTCATTGCTGATTCTGTCGCACTATGGGCCACTCCAGGCTTTGATGAAGCAGCGTCATTAACTTTTTTTGAAGCATGGGGTTCAGCGCTCGCTTACACGTTTCAGCTTTACTTTGACTTTTCCGGCTACTCGGAAATGGCAATTGGATTAGGGTTAATGTTCAACATTAAGCTGCCGATTAACTTTTTTTCACCCTATAAGGCAAATTCCATTATTGACTTTTGGCGTTCGTGGCATATGACACTATCCGCTTTTTTAAAAGACTATCTTTATATTCCCCTTGGCGGGAACCGAAAAGGAAAGCCTCGTAAATATATGAATCTTTTTATTACGATGCTTCTCGGCGGCATATGGCATGGTGCAGGATGGACGTTTGTCATATGGGGAGCGCTTCACGGCTTATACAATGTTATCAATCATTTGTACAGGGACATTAAAAAGAAACTTTTCCCTGTAAAATCAAGCGCTGTTGAAATTGCTGCATCCCGATCTTCTTATTTCTTTTCATTGTTCTCATTTACACCTGCCCGTATACTCACTTTTGTTGCGGTTGTCGTCGGATGGGTGTTCTTCCGTGCTGAAACAGTGAACGACGCAGTAAAGGTATTAAAGGGAATGGCCGGTTTCAATGGCATTGAATTTGGAAAACTGGAGTACTTTCCACAAGGGTTGACAGAGCTCGTTGTTTTAATCGGCTTATATTTATGGGTAAGCTTCGCCCCGAACACAATTGAATTTTCAAAGCGATTAAAGCCAAATTGGAAATGGGCTATGCTCATAACAGGACTATTAATCGCGGCGATTTTATTTATTAATCGAAAAGCGGAGTTTCTATATTTTCAGTTCTAA
- a CDS encoding DUF1574 family protein, with product MSWKRMAITVILASLFITGGVMALNYAVNPLGKYKSHVLPSLVWTGRSDKAALLENFEENPDVLILGSSRSMKLDPDFIKKKTGLTSFNAGVNSAQAEDYYVMLRYALEDLKVKPKIILLGIDVEAFHNTAPIDERLLFNNTLAKYLKKEDKVSLKDKLTALLSYDETAGTVRSLYYAATDYPDPSTSYDKNGFLHYSKKEDKVTEDNYDAKIEDYIEKYRDRFKGYTRLSENRQEYFTDFLRIAKENDIEVVSFITTLHDDLINDLRKTRGYDEISQKLVAYLNDLEAEYNNFTFENFDRVKKYDGSLTAFYDGAHIQEKNANLITEKLLKKIPKEKQTAYTE from the coding sequence TTGTCTTGGAAAAGAATGGCCATTACCGTTATTCTCGCTTCCCTTTTTATTACGGGCGGTGTGATGGCTTTAAACTATGCCGTAAATCCGCTTGGTAAATATAAATCGCATGTTTTGCCTTCCCTCGTTTGGACAGGACGCAGCGATAAAGCTGCCCTTCTTGAAAATTTTGAAGAAAACCCTGATGTTCTCATTCTCGGATCAAGCCGTTCTATGAAACTTGACCCAGATTTTATCAAAAAAAAGACCGGGCTTACTTCATTTAACGCCGGTGTCAATTCAGCTCAAGCCGAGGATTATTATGTCATGCTTCGCTATGCCCTTGAAGATTTAAAGGTAAAACCAAAGATTATCCTTTTAGGTATTGATGTTGAAGCGTTTCACAATACGGCACCGATAGATGAACGGCTGTTATTTAACAATACACTTGCGAAATATTTAAAAAAAGAAGATAAAGTTTCATTGAAAGATAAGTTGACCGCCTTGCTTTCGTATGACGAGACAGCGGGTACAGTTAGAAGCTTATATTACGCTGCAACAGATTATCCGGATCCCTCGACTTCGTATGATAAAAATGGTTTCTTGCATTACTCGAAAAAAGAAGACAAAGTAACGGAAGATAATTACGATGCCAAAATAGAAGATTACATTGAAAAATATCGCGATCGGTTTAAGGGATACACACGATTAAGTGAGAATCGCCAAGAATACTTTACTGATTTCCTTAGAATTGCCAAGGAAAATGACATTGAAGTCGTCTCTTTTATTACAACATTGCATGACGATCTCATTAATGATTTGCGAAAAACACGCGGTTATGATGAAATTTCCCAAAAACTTGTCGCCTACTTAAACGACTTGGAAGCTGAATACAATAACTTTACCTTCGAAAATTTCGATCGAGTAAAAAAATACGATGGTTCCCTTACAGCATTTTATGATGGCGCCCATATACAAGAAAAGAACGCAAACCTCATCACTGAAAAACTTCTGAAAAAGATCCCAAAAGAAAAACAAACGGCTTACACAGAATAA